One window from the genome of bacterium encodes:
- a CDS encoding ABC transporter permease, whose product GGFVGLILGVILAYIVTWLAGWATVITVWSILLSLGVSITVGVVFGLFPAKQAARLDPIESLRYSG is encoded by the coding sequence CTGGTGGATTTGTCGGTTTGATATTGGGGGTGATCCTCGCTTACATCGTGACGTGGCTGGCGGGTTGGGCAACGGTGATTACTGTTTGGTCGATCCTGCTCTCGCTTGGCGTCTCGATTACCGTTGGCGTTGTTTTTGGACTATTCCCGGCAAAACAAGCTGCCCGCCTCGACCCGATAGAGTCGCTACGGTA